The following proteins come from a genomic window of Brevibacillus antibioticus:
- a CDS encoding 1,4-alpha-glucan branching protein domain-containing protein yields the protein MHKGYLSLVLHAHLPYVRHGDRDDRLEERWVYEAMLECYLPLLMVFDKLLSDGIAFRMTLAISPTLLSMLDDDLIVTRFRTHLAKTVELAGKEVKRTASIPQEHRIAKMYVERFRGIIAYCRKWDFQLIKAFRHIADSECLELITCAATHSFLPYVETEEAIRAQLQVGIDTHERILGRRPKGIWLPECGYTPGLDRLLKEAGLRYFFVDSHTIEHATPLPRRGVLAPLFTPHDVAAFARDEVASRQVWSSIDGYPGDYDYREYYRDIGFDREMSYIEPYIHPDGIRVHTGLKYYRITGKEGDKDWYEPSWAREKAASHAGHFLYHRERQVEEASHWMDRKPLVVATYDAELFGHWWFEGPQFLDFLMRKTVCDSKEVKLMTPSEYLEEYPEQDRGHLPMSTWGRNGYGEVWLNENNGWIYRHLHQAERELITAITTYSEKKGDHLALRCLKQAARELMLAQSSDWAFILDGQTVTQYAVQRIHDHLVRMRALLAMYREEQLDEEAITQAEADFPIFPDLDITFYLPKQTHRVNVSRQLVAATQGQSSTKTVLMLAWEFPPHVVGGLGRAVYDLARHLVQQGIAVHVLTRATDSCSVDETMEGVHVHRLPTYIPSEQADFLAWVFQLNLAMVDATSQLWSLGVRPDMIHAHDWLVSWAAIELKRRYSLPLVSTIHALEHGRNQGIHTALQQRIHECERTLTQSSDAMIVCSKYMESEVIRLFGTTTSQLRVIHNGVDLIPLPDVNREQLRQELAIGDGPILFFVGRLVQEKGVHLLFEAMAKLRAEFPHARLLVAGRGPMQDEWKQLVHQMGLSEQVHFVGFVDDRRRNELFALADVAVFPSLYEPFGIVALEAMALGTPVLVADTGGLRELVRHGENGAMMYTGDPESLTNQLRWLLRDPDQRNRLAQTAMQDVKALYNWTLLASQTIDLYRSLGVPA from the coding sequence CGCATGACCCTTGCTATTTCTCCGACATTACTTTCCATGCTTGATGATGATCTGATCGTGACACGCTTTCGTACACATCTAGCAAAGACCGTTGAATTGGCTGGGAAGGAAGTCAAACGAACCGCATCTATCCCCCAAGAACACCGTATCGCCAAAATGTACGTGGAGCGTTTTCGAGGCATCATTGCCTATTGCCGAAAGTGGGATTTTCAACTGATCAAGGCATTTCGGCATATCGCGGATAGCGAATGCCTCGAACTCATCACTTGCGCAGCCACGCACTCCTTTTTGCCCTATGTGGAAACAGAAGAGGCGATTCGGGCACAGCTTCAGGTGGGCATCGATACACATGAGCGGATTCTTGGAAGACGTCCGAAGGGGATTTGGCTGCCAGAGTGCGGGTATACACCAGGACTGGATCGTTTGCTAAAAGAGGCAGGACTTCGTTATTTCTTTGTAGACAGTCACACGATAGAGCATGCAACGCCATTACCTCGCAGAGGGGTGCTGGCTCCCTTGTTCACACCGCATGATGTGGCTGCCTTTGCCCGAGATGAAGTTGCTTCCCGCCAAGTGTGGAGCTCGATCGATGGTTATCCAGGGGACTATGACTACCGTGAATATTACAGGGATATCGGGTTTGACAGAGAGATGAGCTATATCGAGCCGTACATCCATCCTGACGGCATTCGTGTGCATACGGGTTTGAAATACTATCGGATCACTGGAAAAGAAGGGGATAAAGACTGGTATGAGCCAAGCTGGGCGCGCGAAAAAGCAGCGTCACATGCGGGACATTTCTTGTATCACCGAGAGCGTCAAGTGGAGGAAGCCAGTCACTGGATGGATCGCAAGCCATTGGTCGTCGCTACTTATGATGCGGAGCTGTTTGGTCATTGGTGGTTCGAGGGTCCGCAGTTTTTGGATTTTCTTATGCGCAAAACGGTGTGCGATTCAAAAGAAGTGAAATTAATGACACCATCTGAATATTTGGAGGAGTATCCAGAGCAGGATCGCGGTCACTTGCCGATGTCAACGTGGGGGAGAAATGGCTACGGAGAAGTCTGGCTGAACGAGAACAATGGCTGGATATACAGGCATCTGCATCAAGCGGAGCGGGAATTGATCACAGCGATTACGACCTATTCTGAAAAGAAAGGAGATCACCTTGCCTTACGCTGCCTCAAGCAGGCCGCACGCGAATTGATGCTGGCTCAAAGCAGTGATTGGGCGTTTATTTTAGATGGTCAAACGGTCACACAGTATGCGGTGCAACGCATTCATGACCATTTGGTTCGCATGCGGGCTCTCTTGGCGATGTATCGAGAGGAACAACTGGATGAAGAGGCAATTACGCAAGCAGAAGCTGACTTTCCGATCTTTCCTGACTTGGATATCACGTTCTATTTGCCTAAACAAACGCATAGAGTGAACGTATCGCGTCAATTGGTAGCGGCTACGCAAGGGCAGTCTTCGACAAAAACAGTTTTGATGCTTGCATGGGAATTTCCCCCTCATGTGGTAGGGGGGCTTGGTCGGGCTGTCTACGATCTCGCCAGGCATCTTGTCCAGCAAGGAATAGCGGTGCATGTGCTGACACGTGCGACAGATTCATGCTCCGTAGATGAAACGATGGAAGGGGTTCACGTACACCGTTTGCCTACGTACATTCCCTCTGAACAAGCTGATTTTCTGGCTTGGGTGTTTCAACTGAATTTGGCGATGGTCGATGCTACTTCCCAGCTCTGGTCACTCGGGGTGCGACCAGATATGATCCACGCTCACGATTGGCTAGTCAGCTGGGCTGCGATCGAACTGAAACGGAGGTACTCTCTACCGCTCGTCAGCACGATTCATGCATTGGAACATGGTCGGAATCAAGGCATTCATACAGCGTTGCAGCAAAGAATTCATGAGTGTGAACGTACACTAACACAAAGCTCTGACGCGATGATCGTTTGCAGCAAGTATATGGAGTCGGAAGTCATACGCCTGTTTGGAACAACAACATCCCAATTACGTGTTATTCACAATGGTGTCGATCTCATTCCTCTACCAGATGTTAATCGTGAGCAGCTTCGGCAGGAATTGGCGATAGGGGATGGTCCTATTCTCTTTTTTGTAGGCCGCTTGGTCCAGGAAAAAGGGGTTCACCTATTGTTCGAAGCCATGGCAAAGCTGCGTGCTGAGTTTCCGCATGCAAGGTTGCTTGTAGCTGGCAGAGGACCGATGCAGGATGAGTGGAAGCAGTTGGTTCATCAGATGGGACTTTCTGAACAGGTCCACTTCGTGGGCTTCGTAGACGATAGAAGGCGAAATGAACTGTTCGCCTTGGCTGATGTGGCGGTATTCCCGAGCCTGTATGAGCCTTTTGGAATTGTTGCGCTGGAAGCGATGGCTTTGGGTACGCCTGTTCTGGTTGCGGATACGGGAGGGCTGCGAGAGCTCGTTCGCCATGGCGAAAATGGCGCCATGATGTACACAGGCGATCCCGAATCGCTGACGAATCAGCTCCGCTGGCTACTGCGCGACCCTGATCAGCGGAATCGACTGGCCCAGACAGCTATGCAAGATGTTAAAGCGCTTTATAACTGGACACTTCTGGCTAGTCAAACCATCGATCTATACCGTTCACTGGGCGTACCCGCTTAA